The window CTGTGCCGCTCGGCACCTATCGCATTCACGTAGAGGCCAACGGATTCTCCGACGCGGAAGAAGTCGTGACTCTGCTCTCGGGGACCCATCCTGTGTTGCACTTCGCCCTGAATGTAGCCAGTCTCAAGACAACCGTCACAGTCAATGGAACGGAGAGCCTGGTCGACTCCGTCACGCCTACGACCCTGGTTTCGCGCGCGGATATTGACGAAACCCCAGGCGCCGGCCGCACCATCGGCTCGCAGATGATCACCGACTACGTCCCCGGCGCATATATGACCCACGACATGCTCCACATGCGCGGCGGCCACCAGACCACCTGGCTTCTCGATGGAATCGCGATTCCCAATACCAAGATCGCCTCCAACGTCGGCCCGCAGATCGATCCCAAAGACATCGACCAGTTGGAAGTCGAGCGCGGCAGCTACGATTCGGAGATCGGCGACCGCACCTACGGCGCCTTCAACGTGCTGCCAAGAAGCGGCTTTGAACGCAATCGCGACGCCGAGTTGCTGGTAACGGGCGGCACCTACGATACTGGCGAAACCCAGCTCTCGCTAGGCGATCACTCCGCCCGAACCGCCTGGTACACAAGCGTCACCGGCTCGCGTTCCAACTACGGCCTGGCTACGCCGGTAGCGGCTGTCTTTCACGACGCGACCAACTCCGAGAGCGTTTTCGCGTCCGTAGTGCGCAACCAGACCCCGAAAGACCAGCTCCGGTTCACCGGGCAGTTCCGCAATGATCACTTCGATGTACCCTACGATCCCAGCAACACCGATTACGAATTCACCTCGGGCTACTACGACTCTTTCGGCCTCCGCGACGCGCAGACCGAGCACGATGGGTTTCTCATCGCCAACTGGGTGCACACCATCTCGTCCAAGGCAATGTTCCAGATCGCTCCCTTCTACCACCTCAACGAATCCGACTACGACTCGCTTCCGACCGATCCGACCGTGGCGACCACGTGGCACCAGCGATCCAACTACGCCGGCGCACAAGCCGACCTCCGCGCTGACGTAGGCAAGAGAAACAGCTTCTCCGGCGGCCTGTACTCGTTTTTCCAGAACGAGAGCGACCTCTTCGGGTTCATCGTCAACGACGGCTCAGCGCAATCCCAGCCCAACACCACAGGCGTGGCCAACGCAGGGCTAGTCGAGTTCTACATTTCCGACCACCTGCGCGTGAACCAATGGATCACGCTCCTTGGCGGAATGCGCTTCTCGATCTACCACGGTGGTCTCGACGAGAGCGCGGCCTACCCACGCATCGGCGCAACAGCGGAGATCCCCAAGCTGCACTGGGTCCTGCGCGGCTATTACGGACACTTCTTCCAGCCCGCCCCGCTAGAAACCGTCTCAGCCTCCGTGCTGAACTACGCAAGCAACCTGCCGGCCGGCGAAAACACCTTCACTCCCATCCCGTCCGAACGCGACGAAGAGCACCAATTCGGCATTCAGATCCCCTACAAAGGCTGGGTGCTCGATGTCACCAACGTGAAGAACCGTGTGAACAATTTTCTCGATCACTCGAACCTCGGCGAATCGAATATGTATTTCCCGATTGCCGTCGACGGCGCATTGGTTCGGGCCTGGGAAACAACGCTCCGTTCGCCGCGACTGGCGAAACTCGGGCAGTTTCATTTGACGTATTCCAATCAGATCGCCGAGCAGCGCGGCAACATCATTGGCGGATTCACCTGCAGTATTCCCAACGACCCGGCCTGCTATCTCGGCCCGGACTACACCCCGGTTGACCACGATCAACGCGACACCCTGAACACCGGATTCACGACCAATCTTCCGGTGCATACATGGTTCTCGACGAACGTGTACTACGGCTCAGGATTTACGAATGGCCTTGCGGGTGCCAACGAGGGCCCGTACAACGGAGCGTACCTGCCGGCGCACACTACCTTTGATATTTCAGGCGGCCATGCGTTCGGCGAACGGCTTCACCTGTCAGCAAGCGTGCTCAATGTTACCAACCACCGCGTCCTGCTCGATAACTCAGTTACCATCGGCGGATTCCACTACAACGATCCGCGCATAATTTCAGCGCAGTTGAAGTATCGCTTTCACTTTTGATCTGCAACGACAGGAATTAACTTGCCTCCACGGACGGAAGTCGTGTAATGTTTGCGCGCGTAGCGGCGAAGACATCCAGCACAATTCCGCTATAGATTAAACCCGTGGAGGAGTCCCGTGTCTCTCATTAAGCGCTCGTTCGCTGAGTGTTTTGGAACTTTTTGGTTAGTCTTTGGCGGATGTGGCAGCGCGGTGTTTGCCGCTGCCTATCCGACCCTCGGCATCGGATTCGCCGGGGTCGCGCTGGCCTTTGGGCTGACGGTGCTGACCATGGCCTTCGCCATCGGCCACATCTCCGGATGCCACCTGAACCCGGCCGTCACTGCAGGACTCGTGGCAGGCAAGCGATTCCCCGCCAGCGAGGCCTTGCCTTACATCCTCGCGCAGGTTGTTGGAGCAGTTCTTGCAGCCGGTGTGCTGTTCGTAATCGCCAGCGGCAAGGCCGGCTTCAGCCTTGCCGGAGGATTCGCCTCCAACGGCTACGGTGACCACTCCCCCGATCATTACTCACTCATGGCCTGCCTCGTGGCGGAGATCGTGCTGACTGCGTTCTTCCTCATCGTCATCATGGGATCGACCGACTCACGCGCCCCCAAGGGCTTCGCGCCCATCGCCATCGGGCTCTGCCTCACGCTGATTCATCTCATCAGCATTCCCATCACCAACACTTCGGTGAATCCAGCGCGCAGCACCGGCCAGGCGCTATTCGTGCAAGGATGGGCGCTCGAACAACTCTGGCTCTTCTGGGTGGCTCCGCTCGTTGGCGGCATTCTCGGCGGCCTCATCTACAACGGACTGTTCGGGAAAGAAAATTAAGTCCACAATTGCTTCAACTCACAGACAGCAGGCCGGGGAGCACTTCCCCGGCCTTTCCTGTCACCACGTGCGTAAAGGCAGATGCATTCAGCGGAGCTTCCGGACCGACATAAACAGTCCTCGCGCCGCCCTGCCGCGCCCAGTGGACAAAGTTGGCCGCCGGATAAACAGACCCCGAAGTACCAACGACAAGCATCAGCGTAGAGCGGCGAATCTCGACCGTGATCCAATCCATCTCCAGCGGCGTTTCGCCAAACCAGACGATGTGCGGACGCAGCAGCGCTCCACAGGCACATCGCGCAACGTTGGCCAGTGTTGGATAGAGCGCGTGATCTGTTTGCGGCGGTTCGCCGCACTCCTCGCTGCATCGCGATGTAAACAGCTCCCCATGCATGTGGACGAGACGCCGCGAACCGGCTTTCTCATGCAGATTGTCCACGTTCTGCGTGCATAGAAGATAACGCTCGCCTAACTCCGACTCCAGCTTTGCCAGCGCAAGATGCCCAGGGTTCGGCTGCGCTTTTTCCGCAGCCTCGCGCCGGGCCGAATAGAACTGCCAGACAAGCTCAGCGTTGCGATCCCATGCCTCCGGCGTGCAGACATCCTCAATACGATGGCCTTCCCAAAGCCCATCCGCAGCGCGAAAGGTCGGCAAACCGCTTTCCGCGCTGATCCCAGCGCCTGTGAGCACAAATACCTGATCCTCTGCGGTGATTTCAATCGTCGACACAAGAGTCCTCTACGGAATCAGCAGCAGCTTACCGGTCGTATTGCGCGAAGCAATGTCGATCTGCGCCTGCGCTGCCTCGGCGAGCGGGTAGGTGTGAGAGGCGCGGACCTTGAGCTTGCCTTCTTCAATCCAGCGAAAGACGTCTCCGGCCCTCCATTCAAGATCCTTGCGGGTAGCAATGTAATCCTTGAGCGTTGGGCGAGTCACAAACAGCGAACCTCGCGTGCTCAATTGAATCAGGTCGAACGGCGGCACCGCTCCGCTCGACCCGCCAAAGAGCACCATCATGCCGCGCGGG is drawn from Acidicapsa acidisoli and contains these coding sequences:
- a CDS encoding SIR2 family NAD-dependent protein deacylase — protein: MSTIEITAEDQVFVLTGAGISAESGLPTFRAADGLWEGHRIEDVCTPEAWDRNAELVWQFYSARREAAEKAQPNPGHLALAKLESELGERYLLCTQNVDNLHEKAGSRRLVHMHGELFTSRCSEECGEPPQTDHALYPTLANVARCACGALLRPHIVWFGETPLEMDWITVEIRRSTLMLVVGTSGSVYPAANFVHWARQGGARTVYVGPEAPLNASAFTHVVTGKAGEVLPGLLSVS
- the aqpZ gene encoding aquaporin Z, which produces MSLIKRSFAECFGTFWLVFGGCGSAVFAAAYPTLGIGFAGVALAFGLTVLTMAFAIGHISGCHLNPAVTAGLVAGKRFPASEALPYILAQVVGAVLAAGVLFVIASGKAGFSLAGGFASNGYGDHSPDHYSLMACLVAEIVLTAFFLIVIMGSTDSRAPKGFAPIAIGLCLTLIHLISIPITNTSVNPARSTGQALFVQGWALEQLWLFWVAPLVGGILGGLIYNGLFGKEN
- a CDS encoding TonB-dependent receptor — translated: MRLRTLITVAFLSLWAAFGSIPSLATVFSSLHGVVHDGQHFPVKGAEVTIHAADSDFELTATTDGNGQFDLASVPLGTYRIHVEANGFSDAEEVVTLLSGTHPVLHFALNVASLKTTVTVNGTESLVDSVTPTTLVSRADIDETPGAGRTIGSQMITDYVPGAYMTHDMLHMRGGHQTTWLLDGIAIPNTKIASNVGPQIDPKDIDQLEVERGSYDSEIGDRTYGAFNVLPRSGFERNRDAELLVTGGTYDTGETQLSLGDHSARTAWYTSVTGSRSNYGLATPVAAVFHDATNSESVFASVVRNQTPKDQLRFTGQFRNDHFDVPYDPSNTDYEFTSGYYDSFGLRDAQTEHDGFLIANWVHTISSKAMFQIAPFYHLNESDYDSLPTDPTVATTWHQRSNYAGAQADLRADVGKRNSFSGGLYSFFQNESDLFGFIVNDGSAQSQPNTTGVANAGLVEFYISDHLRVNQWITLLGGMRFSIYHGGLDESAAYPRIGATAEIPKLHWVLRGYYGHFFQPAPLETVSASVLNYASNLPAGENTFTPIPSERDEEHQFGIQIPYKGWVLDVTNVKNRVNNFLDHSNLGESNMYFPIAVDGALVRAWETTLRSPRLAKLGQFHLTYSNQIAEQRGNIIGGFTCSIPNDPACYLGPDYTPVDHDQRDTLNTGFTTNLPVHTWFSTNVYYGSGFTNGLAGANEGPYNGAYLPAHTTFDISGGHAFGERLHLSASVLNVTNHRVLLDNSVTIGGFHYNDPRIISAQLKYRFHF